A part of Gallaecimonas xiamenensis 3-C-1 genomic DNA contains:
- the miaE gene encoding tRNA isopentenyl-2-thiomethyl-A-37 hydroxylase MiaE, whose product MAVSLSQYQTLLDPIQAFLGCATPDSWLTEAAKPQNLALLLIDHCNCELKAAQTAVWLIRRYAVDNDAGKALLAWVKPYEDLVYRKVQGELGGAKNALIGELAAKKGFAHGADILDKMVRLIKEELHHFEQVLELMAAKGVPYDSLSAARYAKGLIGAVRDHEPWTLVDKLIVGAFIEARSCERFARLAPLLDEDIGRFYVSLLRSEARHYQDYLTLARQVAGTDIDDRVAFFRELEAELIQSPDPQFRFHSGAPVTA is encoded by the coding sequence ATGGCCGTCAGCTTATCTCAATACCAAACCCTGCTTGACCCTATCCAAGCCTTCCTGGGCTGTGCCACCCCGGACAGCTGGCTGACCGAAGCGGCCAAGCCGCAGAACCTAGCGCTGCTGCTTATCGATCATTGCAACTGCGAGCTCAAGGCAGCCCAGACGGCGGTCTGGCTTATTCGCCGCTATGCGGTGGATAACGACGCCGGCAAAGCGCTGCTGGCCTGGGTCAAACCCTATGAGGACCTGGTCTATCGCAAGGTTCAAGGGGAGCTGGGAGGCGCCAAAAACGCCCTTATCGGCGAGCTGGCGGCCAAGAAGGGCTTTGCCCATGGCGCCGATATCCTCGACAAGATGGTGCGCCTTATCAAAGAAGAGCTGCACCACTTCGAGCAGGTGCTGGAGCTGATGGCGGCCAAAGGGGTGCCCTACGACAGCCTGAGCGCGGCCCGCTATGCCAAGGGCCTTATCGGGGCGGTGCGGGACCATGAACCCTGGACTTTGGTGGACAAGCTGATTGTCGGCGCCTTTATCGAGGCCCGCTCCTGCGAGCGTTTTGCCCGGCTGGCCCCCTTGCTGGACGAGGACATAGGCCGCTTTTACGTGTCCTTGCTGCGCTCTGAGGCGCGCCACTACCAGGACTACCTGACCCTGGCCCGCCAGGTGGCCGGCACCGATATCGATGACCGGGTCGCCTTTTTCCGGGAACTTGAAGCCGAGCTTATCCAAAGCCCGGATCCGCAGTTTCGTTTTCACAGCGGCGCCCCGGTGACGGCATAA
- a CDS encoding UDP-2,3-diacylglucosamine diphosphatase has translation MILFIADLHLSPERPDIFGAFRRFMEQEAPKADRLYVLGDLFEAWIGDDDTSPFNQAVAALFKANAERGVAQFFIHGNRDFLIGKRFAKAAGLTLLPEEAVVDLYGTPALILHGDSLCTLDLGYQAFRRKSRGRFWQWRMQLLPLWLRRRIARKARAKSQASNAMKSDAIMDVTPAEVDKVMARHQVGLLIHGHTHRPNRHQQRLGERIVLGDWYEQGSVLVVTEEDIRLECRPFEKSA, from the coding sequence GTGATCCTGTTCATCGCCGACTTGCACCTGAGCCCGGAACGCCCCGACATCTTCGGGGCGTTTCGCCGCTTTATGGAACAAGAAGCCCCCAAGGCCGACCGGTTGTATGTACTGGGGGACCTTTTTGAAGCCTGGATAGGGGACGACGATACCAGCCCCTTTAACCAGGCCGTGGCAGCCCTGTTCAAGGCCAATGCCGAGCGGGGCGTGGCCCAGTTCTTTATCCACGGCAACCGCGACTTTCTGATTGGCAAGCGCTTTGCCAAGGCTGCCGGCCTGACCCTGCTGCCAGAAGAAGCGGTGGTCGATCTCTACGGCACCCCTGCCCTTATCCTCCACGGCGACAGCCTCTGCACCCTGGACCTGGGCTACCAGGCCTTTCGCAGAAAAAGCCGCGGCCGCTTCTGGCAATGGCGCATGCAGCTGTTGCCGCTGTGGCTGCGCCGGCGTATCGCCCGTAAGGCCCGCGCCAAAAGCCAGGCGAGCAACGCTATGAAAAGCGATGCCATTATGGACGTCACCCCAGCCGAGGTAGATAAGGTCATGGCCCGCCACCAGGTGGGACTGCTGATCCATGGCCACACCCACAGGCCCAACCGCCACCAGCAACGGCTGGGGGAGCGCATTGTGCTGGGGGACTGGTACGAGCAAGGCTCGGTGCTGGTGGTAACCGAAGAGGACATCAGGCTGGAATGCCGCCCCTTTGAAAAAAGCGCCTGA
- a CDS encoding thrombospondin type 3 repeat-containing protein yields the protein MIIQSKGLSALKICLVAMMLAMLTACSAGGGSGDDGSGGGDPSPVLDADGDGIADNLDNCASVANPDQSDADGDGLGDLCDDDVDGDDVDNDADNCPALANPDQADADGDGLGDACDNDIDGDDIANSVDNCPLVANPDQADGDGDGIGDACDGGDDTDADGVGDGNDNCPNVENPDQIDSDGDGIGDACDTDDDNDTVLDSVDNCPLTANTDQLDSDGDGQGDACDTDDDDDGLADGSDNCPTVANPDQTDTDGDGIGDACDNDTDSDGDGIGDGVDNCPAVTNPGQLDTDGDGLGDACDGDDDGDGIDDASDNCPLAANASQLDTDGDGLGDVCDNDDDGDGFDDGADNCPLVANPDQADTDGDGIGDACDANTDSDGDGIDDGSDNCPLVANPTQGDTDGDGLGDACDSDDDGDGVDDGADNCPINSNADQADNDGDGQGDVCDTDDDNDTVLDGADNCPLVANTGQTDTDGDGQGDACDADDDNDGVNDGTDNCPLNANPAQTDTDGDGVGDACSTDDDGDGVDDGADNCPLVANPGQEDADSDGIGDACDANTDSDGDGVDDSTDNCPAVANPGQQDQDADSIGDACDNDLDGDGIDNGVDNCPTVTNASQLDLDGDGLGDLCDSDDDGDGVQDVLDNCPLTANSSQTDSDGDGLGDACDGDDDNDGVLDGADNCPLVVNPGQLDSDSDGLGNACDTDDDNDGVADLIDNCPLTANASQLDTDADGQGDACDNDDDGDGIADGSDNCPLIANPGQGDQDGDSLGDACDPFTDSDGDGVADDSDNCPLIANPGQDDADSDGVGDACDFNSDFDGDGLDDGVDNCPADFNPAQVDNDGDGTGDVCDNDDDNDGIADGADNCPLVANNSQLDTDGDGLGDACDPLTDSDGDGVADSADNCPALANPGQADLDSDGLGDACDGDDDGDGVADVSDNCPVTPNPDQLDTDADGLGDPCDSDDDGDGVADGLDNCPLTANPTQLDTDADDIGDACDNDDDGDGVADLADNCPLVANPAQLDTDGDGTGNACDSDDDGDGTPDATDNCPLIANPGQEDADSDGIGDACDANTDSDGDGIDDGSDNCPLVANAGQSDLDSDGIGDACDTDADGDGIDDGIDNCPLVANADQTDTDADGAGDACDSDDDGDGVADGADNCPLVFNADQLDSDGDGVGDACDTDDDGDGVTDSLDNCPLVANPDQADLDGDGQGNLCDSDDDGDGVADASDNCPLQFNIDQLDNDGDGLGDACDSDDDNDGVLDGVDNCPFISNPSQVDVDFDGLGDACDSLNDQDGDGIDDATDNCPLVANPSQADLDGDGIGDICDTDDDNDGVLDGVDNCPTVANADQADQDLDGIGDACDAVANIECGTGKLFEPIVGANVVDDDGLRGVLCVGCGVTSPANFVDSNIDNAARMSTPVAVAASVWASAEDTANTYTGAKRVAVMVSSPNGLLDLSLLTNIGLRTYLNGVEQERSTNGGLLGLQLLGLLNDNTRQLVMFETTLDFDEVEINKAAVVGALDVLDIYAVCVAPPAS from the coding sequence ATGATTATCCAAAGCAAGGGGCTTAGCGCCCTGAAAATCTGTTTAGTGGCCATGATGCTGGCCATGCTGACGGCCTGCAGTGCCGGCGGCGGCAGCGGCGATGACGGCAGCGGTGGCGGCGATCCCAGCCCGGTGCTGGACGCCGACGGTGACGGTATTGCCGACAACCTCGACAATTGTGCCAGCGTAGCCAACCCCGACCAATCCGATGCCGATGGGGATGGCCTTGGGGACCTCTGTGATGACGATGTTGACGGCGACGATGTCGATAATGACGCCGACAACTGCCCGGCCCTTGCCAACCCGGATCAGGCGGACGCCGACGGCGACGGCCTGGGGGATGCCTGCGATAACGACATCGACGGTGATGACATTGCCAACAGTGTCGATAACTGCCCCTTGGTGGCTAACCCGGATCAGGCCGACGGCGACGGCGACGGCATTGGTGACGCCTGTGACGGCGGCGATGATACCGACGCCGATGGTGTAGGCGATGGCAACGACAACTGCCCCAATGTTGAAAACCCTGATCAAATTGACAGCGACGGTGACGGCATAGGCGATGCCTGCGACACCGACGATGACAATGACACTGTGCTCGACAGCGTCGATAACTGCCCCTTGACTGCCAATACCGACCAGCTTGACAGCGACGGCGATGGCCAGGGTGATGCCTGCGATACCGATGACGACGACGACGGCCTGGCTGACGGCAGCGACAACTGCCCCACTGTGGCCAACCCCGATCAAACCGATACGGACGGTGATGGCATAGGTGATGCCTGTGACAACGACACCGATTCCGACGGTGACGGTATCGGTGACGGCGTTGATAACTGCCCGGCGGTGACCAACCCCGGCCAGCTCGACACCGATGGCGATGGTTTGGGGGATGCCTGTGACGGTGACGACGATGGCGACGGTATCGACGATGCCAGCGACAACTGCCCACTGGCAGCCAATGCCAGCCAGCTCGATACAGACGGCGATGGCTTGGGTGATGTGTGCGACAACGACGACGATGGCGACGGCTTCGACGATGGTGCCGACAACTGCCCGCTGGTGGCCAACCCTGACCAGGCCGACACCGATGGTGATGGCATAGGTGACGCCTGTGATGCCAACACCGACAGCGACGGTGACGGCATCGATGATGGCAGCGACAACTGCCCCTTGGTAGCCAACCCCACCCAAGGGGACACCGACGGTGACGGCTTGGGGGATGCCTGCGACAGCGACGACGACGGTGACGGCGTTGACGATGGCGCCGATAACTGTCCTATCAACTCCAACGCCGACCAAGCCGACAATGACGGTGATGGCCAAGGGGATGTTTGTGATACCGACGATGACAACGACACCGTGCTGGACGGCGCCGATAACTGCCCGTTGGTGGCCAATACCGGCCAGACCGACACCGATGGCGATGGCCAGGGCGACGCTTGTGATGCCGACGACGACAACGACGGTGTGAACGACGGTACCGACAACTGTCCCCTCAATGCCAACCCGGCCCAGACCGACACCGACGGCGATGGTGTAGGTGATGCCTGTAGCACTGACGACGACGGCGACGGTGTGGATGATGGCGCCGACAACTGCCCGCTGGTGGCCAACCCTGGTCAGGAGGATGCCGACAGTGATGGCATAGGTGATGCTTGCGATGCCAATACCGACAGTGATGGTGATGGCGTTGACGACAGCACCGACAACTGTCCTGCGGTGGCCAACCCCGGCCAGCAAGACCAGGATGCCGACAGCATCGGGGATGCCTGTGACAACGACCTGGACGGCGATGGCATCGATAACGGTGTCGATAACTGCCCGACCGTGACCAACGCCAGCCAACTGGATTTGGACGGCGATGGCCTGGGGGATTTGTGTGACAGTGATGATGACGGCGACGGCGTCCAGGACGTGCTGGATAACTGCCCCCTGACGGCCAACAGCAGCCAGACCGACAGTGACGGCGACGGCCTGGGCGATGCCTGTGACGGCGATGACGACAATGACGGCGTGCTAGACGGTGCCGACAACTGTCCCCTGGTGGTTAACCCCGGCCAGTTGGACAGCGACAGCGACGGCCTGGGCAATGCCTGTGACACCGATGACGATAACGACGGCGTGGCCGACCTTATCGACAATTGCCCCCTGACGGCCAACGCTTCGCAGTTGGATACCGACGCTGATGGCCAGGGCGATGCCTGCGACAACGATGACGACGGTGACGGTATTGCCGACGGTTCCGATAACTGTCCGCTGATCGCCAACCCCGGCCAGGGGGATCAGGACGGTGATAGTCTCGGGGACGCCTGCGACCCCTTCACCGACAGCGACGGTGATGGTGTTGCCGACGACAGTGATAACTGCCCGCTGATCGCCAACCCCGGCCAGGATGACGCCGACTCTGACGGTGTCGGGGACGCCTGTGATTTCAACAGCGACTTCGACGGCGACGGCTTGGATGACGGCGTGGACAACTGCCCCGCCGACTTCAACCCCGCGCAGGTAGACAACGACGGCGACGGTACCGGTGATGTCTGCGACAACGACGACGACAACGACGGTATTGCCGACGGTGCCGATAACTGCCCGTTGGTGGCCAACAACAGTCAGCTTGATACCGACGGAGACGGCTTGGGCGACGCCTGTGACCCCCTGACCGACAGCGACGGTGACGGGGTAGCCGACAGTGCCGACAACTGCCCTGCGTTAGCCAACCCCGGCCAAGCGGATCTGGACAGCGACGGCCTGGGCGATGCCTGTGACGGTGACGACGACGGTGACGGTGTCGCCGATGTCAGCGACAACTGTCCTGTTACCCCCAACCCCGATCAGCTCGATACCGATGCTGATGGCCTGGGGGATCCCTGCGACAGTGACGACGATGGCGACGGCGTGGCCGACGGACTGGACAATTGTCCCCTGACCGCCAACCCAACCCAGTTGGACACCGATGCAGACGACATAGGCGACGCCTGTGACAATGACGACGACGGAGATGGCGTGGCCGACCTGGCAGACAACTGCCCGCTGGTGGCCAACCCCGCCCAACTCGACACCGATGGAGACGGGACCGGTAACGCCTGCGACAGCGATGACGATGGTGACGGTACCCCGGACGCCACCGACAACTGTCCGCTCATTGCCAACCCAGGCCAGGAGGACGCTGACAGCGACGGCATAGGTGATGCCTGTGATGCCAACACCGACAGTGACGGTGACGGTATCGATGATGGCTCAGACAACTGCCCCTTGGTGGCCAATGCCGGCCAGTCGGATCTCGACAGTGACGGCATAGGGGATGCCTGCGACACCGACGCTGACGGTGACGGTATCGACGATGGCATCGACAACTGCCCGCTGGTTGCCAACGCCGATCAAACCGATACCGATGCCGATGGTGCAGGTGATGCCTGTGACAGTGACGATGACGGCGATGGTGTCGCCGACGGTGCTGACAACTGCCCCTTGGTGTTCAACGCCGACCAGCTCGACAGCGACGGTGATGGGGTAGGGGACGCCTGTGATACCGATGATGACGGTGATGGTGTGACGGACAGCCTCGATAACTGCCCCTTGGTAGCCAACCCGGACCAGGCCGACTTGGATGGTGATGGCCAGGGCAACCTTTGTGACAGCGACGATGATGGCGACGGTGTTGCCGACGCCTCAGACAACTGCCCCCTGCAGTTCAACATCGACCAGTTGGACAACGACGGTGACGGCCTCGGGGATGCCTGTGACAGCGACGACGACAACGACGGCGTGCTGGACGGTGTCGACAACTGCCCCTTCATCTCCAACCCCAGCCAGGTGGATGTGGACTTCGACGGCCTTGGAGACGCCTGTGACTCCTTGAACGACCAGGATGGGGACGGTATCGATGATGCCACCGACAACTGCCCTCTGGTGGCCAACCCCAGCCAGGCTGACCTGGATGGTGACGGCATTGGCGATATCTGCGATACCGACGACGACAACGACGGTGTGCTGGACGGTGTCGACAACTGTCCTACTGTGGCCAATGCCGACCAGGCCGACCAGGATCTGGATGGCATTGGGGATGCCTGTGACGCTGTCGCCAACATCGAATGCGGCACCGGCAAGCTGTTTGAACCCATAGTGGGGGCCAACGTGGTGGACGATGATGGCCTGCGCGGCGTGCTCTGCGTCGGTTGCGGTGTCACCAGTCCGGCCAACTTTGTCGACAGCAACATCGACAATGCTGCCCGGATGAGTACCCCGGTGGCCGTTGCCGCCTCGGTATGGGCCAGCGCCGAGGACACAGCCAATACCTACACCGGCGCCAAGCGGGTGGCGGTGATGGTGTCGTCCCCCAATGGTCTGCTGGACCTGAGCCTGCTGACCAATATCGGGCTGCGTACCTACCTCAACGGCGTTGAGCAGGAGCGCAGCACCAACGGCGGCCTGCTGGGGTTGCAGCTGCTGGGTCTGCTCAATGACAACACCCGCCAGTTGGTGATGTTCGAAACCACCCTCGACTTTGACGAGGTGGAGATCAACAAGGCGGCGGTAGTGGGTGCCCTGGATGTGCTGGATATCTACGCTGTCTGCGTAGCACCTCCGGCCAGCTGA
- a CDS encoding peptidylprolyl isomerase — MVILHTNFGPIKIELNAEKAPETVANFEQYVKDGFYDNTVFHRVIDGFMIQGGGFEPGMKQKSARAPIKNEADNGLANKKGTIAMARTPDPHSATAQFFINVKDNDFLNFQSATSQGYGYCVFGEVVEGLDVVEKIKGVATGSHGFHQDVPLEDVLIERAELA; from the coding sequence ATGGTTATTTTGCACACCAATTTCGGCCCCATCAAAATCGAGTTGAACGCCGAAAAGGCCCCGGAAACCGTGGCCAACTTCGAGCAATACGTCAAAGATGGCTTTTACGACAACACCGTTTTTCACCGGGTGATTGACGGCTTTATGATCCAAGGCGGTGGTTTTGAGCCGGGCATGAAGCAAAAATCCGCCCGAGCCCCCATCAAGAACGAAGCGGACAACGGCCTGGCCAACAAGAAAGGCACCATCGCCATGGCCCGTACCCCGGACCCACACTCCGCCACCGCCCAGTTCTTTATCAACGTCAAGGACAACGACTTCCTGAACTTCCAGTCCGCCACCAGCCAAGGCTACGGCTACTGCGTATTCGGTGAAGTGGTCGAAGGCCTGGACGTGGTTGAGAAAATCAAAGGCGTGGCCACCGGTTCCCACGGCTTCCACCAGGACGTGCCCCTGGAAGACGTGCTTATCGAGCGTGCCGAGCTGGCGTGA
- a CDS encoding tetratricopeptide repeat protein, producing MRLWLLLVLALNGCQSAPEPRPTEAPPQYWQDAHFNDKPQLLSPDALFEVTDEMAALLQGIRPVRNKNERLNQLIEWLFERNTLPIRYNAEMTVAPKEVMVYRQGNCLSLSVFTAIMARHWELEAQLQRVSIPPRWSRSGDLITLSQHVNIRVKTGEMGANVLADAAYRIVDFQRGYGRYAFRTKPISDEVAASFFYHNIAANWLIEGKLDQSYWAVKKALELAPGEMDSWNLLGLVYRRKGLMKEAESVYRYVIGIDNKDPSVWQNLAVLYNLEGRQQEANDAKHRADALMPENPFDYIDQGEQALAVAQVAKAKALFERALRIDDINEEALWGMAKAYRRLGQDDLARKMIDRAIALASTPDMERQMRQWQQANL from the coding sequence ATGCGTCTCTGGCTACTGCTGGTGCTGGCCCTCAACGGATGCCAGTCCGCTCCAGAACCCCGGCCCACGGAAGCGCCCCCCCAGTATTGGCAGGATGCCCACTTCAACGACAAACCCCAATTGTTGTCACCTGACGCCCTGTTTGAGGTGACAGACGAGATGGCGGCATTACTGCAAGGCATTAGGCCAGTACGAAACAAGAACGAACGCCTGAATCAGCTCATTGAATGGCTCTTTGAGCGCAATACCTTGCCTATCAGGTACAACGCGGAAATGACCGTTGCTCCCAAAGAAGTGATGGTATATCGACAAGGTAACTGCCTTTCCCTTTCAGTGTTTACCGCGATCATGGCTCGACACTGGGAACTTGAGGCGCAACTCCAAAGGGTATCTATCCCTCCCAGATGGAGTCGATCTGGTGATTTGATAACGCTTTCTCAGCACGTGAATATTCGGGTGAAAACAGGAGAGATGGGCGCCAATGTACTCGCGGATGCTGCTTACCGCATCGTTGATTTTCAGCGTGGTTATGGGCGTTATGCATTTCGCACAAAGCCCATTTCAGACGAGGTAGCCGCCTCTTTTTTCTATCACAACATAGCTGCCAACTGGCTAATTGAAGGGAAGCTTGACCAAAGCTATTGGGCGGTGAAAAAGGCGCTCGAGCTGGCGCCTGGTGAGATGGACAGCTGGAATCTGCTTGGGTTGGTGTACCGGCGCAAAGGACTAATGAAGGAAGCAGAATCTGTCTATCGCTACGTCATTGGAATTGACAACAAAGATCCGTCGGTTTGGCAAAACTTAGCCGTGCTTTACAACTTGGAAGGGCGACAACAAGAAGCGAATGACGCCAAACACAGAGCCGACGCCCTGATGCCGGAAAACCCCTTTGATTATATCGATCAGGGGGAGCAGGCCCTGGCCGTAGCCCAGGTCGCCAAGGCCAAGGCCCTCTTTGAGCGGGCGCTGCGTATAGACGACATTAATGAGGAAGCCCTGTGGGGTATGGCCAAAGCCTATCGTCGCCTTGGTCAGGATGATCTGGCCCGCAAGATGATAGACAGGGCCATCGCATTGGCCAGCACACCTGACATGGAAAGGCAGATGCGGCAGTGGCAGCAGGCGAACCTCTGA
- a CDS encoding outer membrane beta-barrel protein, whose product MKKQFCCTLASFLFLSTVSLDLHAEASHVSVMPTFIGADQDRGTDESGFGVRAIYGWKINERWDWEAQFFYNVLETDESDLTDFYQAGLGLDFRYNFTSDYGATPYLLVGLGAVHNDVVPNRDDDTSAFANLGGGLVFKEIANTRLQIRTEFRVLYDSFQEDYLDWQFGLGFEFPFR is encoded by the coding sequence ATGAAAAAGCAGTTTTGCTGTACCCTTGCGTCCTTCCTGTTTCTTTCTACTGTATCCCTCGACCTCCATGCCGAAGCGTCCCATGTCAGTGTCATGCCCACCTTCATCGGTGCTGACCAGGACAGGGGAACTGATGAATCCGGTTTTGGTGTAAGGGCTATCTACGGTTGGAAAATTAATGAGCGTTGGGATTGGGAAGCCCAGTTTTTCTACAACGTCCTGGAAACTGATGAAAGTGACCTGACCGATTTCTATCAAGCCGGTCTGGGCCTGGATTTCAGGTACAACTTCACGTCTGACTACGGCGCCACTCCCTATCTGCTGGTTGGCCTGGGTGCCGTGCACAACGATGTCGTGCCTAACCGGGACGACGACACCTCGGCTTTTGCCAACCTTGGTGGCGGTTTGGTGTTCAAAGAGATAGCCAATACCCGCCTGCAGATCCGCACCGAATTTCGCGTGCTCTACGACAGCTTCCAGGAAGATTACCTCGACTGGCAATTCGGTCTGGGGTTTGAGTTTCCGTTTCGCTAA